A DNA window from Calliphora vicina chromosome 1, idCalVici1.1, whole genome shotgun sequence contains the following coding sequences:
- the LOC135952560 gene encoding uncharacterized protein LOC135952560 has translation MSCICQYFVHTKDRQETEDPLTDASINQKDVLNAENAENSIEALSNNDVSASELAAARAENWLLNKNLEEARITIENLESLIKTIMDKQNHMLTEMYNLKRLNQELEEECRLQRDYHAMERNAMIRELHDVKELLQQRSKLLEESLQKNNELSNAVEDANEKIYLMGVKYLRLKNARSYQSSEHSDIAQSSDEEQTE, from the exons ATGTCGTGCATTTGTCAATATTTTGTTCATACCAAAGATCGTCAGGAAACCGAAGATCCTTTAACAGATGCTTCAATTAATCAAAAAGATGTCCTTAATGCAGAAAATGCTGAAAACAG CATTGAAGCTTTATCCAATAACGATGTGTCCGCTAGCGAATTGGCGGCTGCCCGTGCAGAAAATTGGCTGCTAAACAAAAACCTAGAAGAAGCTCGTATCACCATAGAAAATCTAGAGAGTTTGATAAAAACCATAATGGACAAACAGAATCACATGCTAACGGAAATGTACAATTTGAAACGTTTGAATCAAGAGCTGGAAGAAGAGTGTCGTTTACAACGTGACTACCATGCCATGGAACGTAATGCCATGATAAGGGAGTTGCATGATGTTAAAGAGTTGCTGCAGCAGCGCTCGAAACTATTG GAGGAGTCTCTCCAAAAGAATAACGAGTTAAGCAATGCTGTCGAAGATGCCAATGAAAAGATATATTTAATGGGCGTCAAATATTTACGCTTAAAAAATGCACGTTCTTATCAATCATCTGAACATTCTGATATCGCCCAATCGTCTGATGAGGAGCAAACAGagtaa